A region of Anguilla anguilla isolate fAngAng1 chromosome 18, fAngAng1.pri, whole genome shotgun sequence DNA encodes the following proteins:
- the LOC118218185 gene encoding syncytin-1-like isoform X3, whose amino-acid sequence MLPSNMLNSFVIIITVLSHGGVSAVDNNIYMQLVHMTAKHANKTGCYVCGLIPHSVALGVPMMSVPIASKYNTADSDSKSELVTRPKHICDPEPINIALSLGPYLWCLKQNGSIYVGETLDCNTVINYHDKPVQNHTAMGVYWVCGNNAYSELPNSWSGICALGHLVPAMRITSILPDRVRYERSTDVFGTHHQSVWNRALGALIPTYGVMSALDQIGDLSKEVELLANSMALGLGKISEELTAVRVMALQNRAALDYILSAQGGTCKIIGIECCSYIPDNQDDLKRVISKINNVSRSTHEISPTTPGFLEWLSSYLGDLGKIVVEYIFLIILGLTVLALIIKGVKLIFVQLICGKTNEQTTQVVHYTKTPTAYII is encoded by the coding sequence ATGCTCCCATCCAACATGCTGaattcatttgtaattataatCACAGTTTTGAGCCATGGTGGAGTAAGTGCTGTGGACAATAACATTTACATGCAATTAGTTCACATGACAGCCAAACATGCAAATAAGACTGGCTGCTATGTCTGTGGATTAATACCACATTCTGTCGCACTTGGTGTTCCAATGATGTCCGTACCTATCGCCTCCAAGTATAACACTGCAGATAGCGATAGCAAAAGTGAACTTGTTACCAGACCTAAACATATATGTGATCCTGAACCCATTAACATTGCTCTGTCTCTTGGCCCATATCTGTGGTGcctcaaacaaaatggctctaTTTATGTTGGAGAGACCCTGGACTGCAATACGGTTATTAACTACCATGATAAACCTGTACAAAACCACACAGCTATGGGAGTCTATTGGGTTTGTGGGAACAATGCCTATTCTGAGTTGCCTAattcatggtctggtatctgcgcCTTAGGACATTTGGTCCCGGCCATGAGAATTACATCTATTCTACCGGACCGAGTCAGATATGAAAGATCAACTGACGTCTTTGGAACTCACCATCAGTCTGTTTGGAACAGAGCACTTGGTGCTCTCATTCCTACTTATGGGGTTATGTCCGCTCTAGATCAAATTGGCGACCTCTCCAAAGAGGTAGAGCTTTTGGCCAATAGCATGGCATTAGGTCTAGGCAAAATTTCAGAGGAATTGACAGCTGTCAGAGTGATGGCTCTACAGAACAGAGCTGCATTAGATTATATCCTCTCAGCTCAGGGTGGGACATGTAAAATAATTGGCATCGAATGCTGTTCCTATATTCCCGATAATCAGGATGACCTGAAACGTGTGATCTCAAAAATCAATAATGTTTCCCGGTCCACACATGAAATATCACCTACAACACCTGGTTTTCTTGAATGGTTATCGAGCTATTTGGGTGACCTTGGCAAAATTGtagttgaatacatttttctgattaTACTGGGATTAACTGTACTGGCATTGATAATTAAaggtgtgaaattaattttcgtaCAGTTAATCTGTGGTAAAACTAATGAGCAAACCACACAAGTTGTTCACTATACAAAGACTCCGACAGCATACATAATATAG
- the LOC118218185 gene encoding uncharacterized protein LOC118218185 isoform X4 gives MASGRLPSSDSAQVAELVALTHACELGSGKRLTIYTDSRYAFGVVHDFMVNWSSRGFLTSSGTPIKNGGVVQNLITASKLPNKLAVVKVKAHTKGQDAISLGNHWADEAAKAAALNDSLPTYKIAAIDMSGPTNIDIAKLQDACTRAEKWTWIENACTLNDDNIWHTQDGKVVAPQSILSLLCEVYHGIAHNGERTMRHNMSLHWWSPKMTKTLKDKQKEGGQESQTYEPGQWVMIRAPHPRSFQPRWQGPHQVLLTSETALRVTGIPVWIHQSRTKPCPSPEDLKKPEELPATDDCSLHESGANIPIFSHTQPN, from the exons ATGGCATCAGGCCGCCTTCCAAGTTCAGATTCAGCACAGGTGGCTGAACTTGTTGCCCTCACTCATGCCTGTGAGTTGGGTTCTGGGAAACGACTTACTATATACACTGATTCCAGGTATGCATTTGGTGTTGTCCATGACTTTATGGTTAACTGGTCATCTCGGGGTTTCCTGACTTCATCAGGTACCCCGATAAAAAATGGGGGGGTTGTTCAGAATCTCATAACTGCCTCTAAACTACCAAACAAACTAGCAGTTGTAAAAGTGAAAGCGCACACTAAAGGACAAGATGCAATCAGCTTGGGTAACCACTGGGCAGATGAAGCTGCCAAAGCAGCAGCTTTAAATGACTCCCTGCCTACTTACAAAATTGCAGCTATTGACATGTCGGGTCCAACTAACATTGACATAGCTAAACTACAGGATGCCTGTACAAGAGCTGAAAAATGGACGTGgattgaaaatgcatgcactCTTAATGATGACAACATTTGGCACACACAGGACGGGAAAGTTGTTGCCCCTCAGAGCATCCTTTCATTGCTTTGTGAAGTATACCATGGCATTGCACACAATGGAGAAAGAACAATGCGGCACAACATGTCACTTCATTGGTGGTCTCCCAAAATGACCAAG ACTCTGAAAGATAAACAAAAGGAGGGGGGGCAAGAATCGCAGACATATGAACCTGGACAATGGGTTATGATAAGAGCCCCTCATCCTAGATCTTTCCAACCTCGATGGCAAGGACCACACCAGGTCTTACTAACCTCTGAGACTGCTCTTCGAGTTACAGGCATCCCGGTCTGGATCCACCAATCCCGGACCAAACCATGCCCATCACCCGAAGACCTCAAAAAGCCTGAAGAACTCCCTGCCACGGACGACTGCAGCCTTCACGAATCAGGTGCAAACATTCCAATTTTTTCACATACTCAACCAAATTGA
- the LOC118218185 gene encoding protein NYNRIN-like isoform X1, with the protein MASGRLPSSDSAQVAELVALTHACELGSGKRLTIYTDSRYAFGVVHDFMVNWSSRGFLTSSGTPIKNGGVVQNLITASKLPNKLAVVKVKAHTKGQDAISLGNHWADEAAKAAALNDSLPTYKIAAIDMSGPTNIDIAKLQDACTRAEKWTWIENACTLNDDNIWHTQDGKVVAPQSILSLLCEVYHGIAHNGERTMRHNMSLHWWSPKMTKVMKDFVRRCIICAKSNQGPKIKVMMKHQPRPTGPFQQIQMDFIGPLPKSHGKEHCLVLIDHFTRWVEVYPVAFANAATTAKIIASEFCPRWGLPCYIDSDQGTHFTGKVMKQTLKDKQKEGGQESQTYEPGQWVMIRAPHPRSFQPRWQGPHQVLLTSETALRVTGIPVWIHQSRTKPCPSPEDLKKPEELPATDDCSLHESGANIPIFSHTQPN; encoded by the exons ATGGCATCAGGCCGCCTTCCAAGTTCAGATTCAGCACAGGTGGCTGAACTTGTTGCCCTCACTCATGCCTGTGAGTTGGGTTCTGGGAAACGACTTACTATATACACTGATTCCAGGTATGCATTTGGTGTTGTCCATGACTTTATGGTTAACTGGTCATCTCGGGGTTTCCTGACTTCATCAGGTACCCCGATAAAAAATGGGGGGGTTGTTCAGAATCTCATAACTGCCTCTAAACTACCAAACAAACTAGCAGTTGTAAAAGTGAAAGCGCACACTAAAGGACAAGATGCAATCAGCTTGGGTAACCACTGGGCAGATGAAGCTGCCAAAGCAGCAGCTTTAAATGACTCCCTGCCTACTTACAAAATTGCAGCTATTGACATGTCGGGTCCAACTAACATTGACATAGCTAAACTACAGGATGCCTGTACAAGAGCTGAAAAATGGACGTGgattgaaaatgcatgcactCTTAATGATGACAACATTTGGCACACACAGGACGGGAAAGTTGTTGCCCCTCAGAGCATCCTTTCATTGCTTTGTGAAGTATACCATGGCATTGCACACAATGGAGAAAGAACAATGCGGCACAACATGTCACTTCATTGGTGGTCTCCCAAAATGACCAAGGTAATGAAAGATTTCGTTAGGCGTTGCATCATTTGTGCAAAAAGCAATCAAGgtccaaaaataaaagtaatgatgaAACACCAGCCACGGCCTACTGGACCCTTTCAGCAAATCCAGATGGATTTCATTGGCCCTCTTCCAAAGAGCCATGGAAAAGAACACTGTCTCGTTCTCATAGACCACTTCACACGCTGGGTAGAAGTTTACCCTGTAGCCTTTGCAAATGCCGCAACCACGGCAAAAATAATCGCATCTGAATTCTGCCCACGCTGGGGCCTTCCCTGCTACATAGACTCAGACCAAGGGACCCACTTCACCGGTAAAGTAATGAAACAG ACTCTGAAAGATAAACAAAAGGAGGGGGGGCAAGAATCGCAGACATATGAACCTGGACAATGGGTTATGATAAGAGCCCCTCATCCTAGATCTTTCCAACCTCGATGGCAAGGACCACACCAGGTCTTACTAACCTCTGAGACTGCTCTTCGAGTTACAGGCATCCCGGTCTGGATCCACCAATCCCGGACCAAACCATGCCCATCACCCGAAGACCTCAAAAAGCCTGAAGAACTCCCTGCCACGGACGACTGCAGCCTTCACGAATCAGGTGCAAACATTCCAATTTTTTCACATACTCAACCAAATTGA
- the LOC118218185 gene encoding protein NYNRIN-like isoform X2 has protein sequence MVNWSSRGFLTSSGTPIKNGGVVQNLITASKLPNKLAVVKVKAHTKGQDAISLGNHWADEAAKAAALNDSLPTYKIAAIDMSGPTNIDIAKLQDACTRAEKWTWIENACTLNDDNIWHTQDGKVVAPQSILSLLCEVYHGIAHNGERTMRHNMSLHWWSPKMTKVMKDFVRRCIICAKSNQGPKIKVMMKHQPRPTGPFQQIQMDFIGPLPKSHGKEHCLVLIDHFTRWVEVYPVAFANAATTAKIIASEFCPRWGLPCYIDSDQGTHFTGKVMKQTLKDKQKEGGQESQTYEPGQWVMIRAPHPRSFQPRWQGPHQVLLTSETALRVTGIPVWIHQSRTKPCPSPEDLKKPEELPATDDCSLHESGANIPIFSHTQPN, from the exons ATGGTTAACTGGTCATCTCGGGGTTTCCTGACTTCATCAGGTACCCCGATAAAAAATGGGGGGGTTGTTCAGAATCTCATAACTGCCTCTAAACTACCAAACAAACTAGCAGTTGTAAAAGTGAAAGCGCACACTAAAGGACAAGATGCAATCAGCTTGGGTAACCACTGGGCAGATGAAGCTGCCAAAGCAGCAGCTTTAAATGACTCCCTGCCTACTTACAAAATTGCAGCTATTGACATGTCGGGTCCAACTAACATTGACATAGCTAAACTACAGGATGCCTGTACAAGAGCTGAAAAATGGACGTGgattgaaaatgcatgcactCTTAATGATGACAACATTTGGCACACACAGGACGGGAAAGTTGTTGCCCCTCAGAGCATCCTTTCATTGCTTTGTGAAGTATACCATGGCATTGCACACAATGGAGAAAGAACAATGCGGCACAACATGTCACTTCATTGGTGGTCTCCCAAAATGACCAAGGTAATGAAAGATTTCGTTAGGCGTTGCATCATTTGTGCAAAAAGCAATCAAGgtccaaaaataaaagtaatgatgaAACACCAGCCACGGCCTACTGGACCCTTTCAGCAAATCCAGATGGATTTCATTGGCCCTCTTCCAAAGAGCCATGGAAAAGAACACTGTCTCGTTCTCATAGACCACTTCACACGCTGGGTAGAAGTTTACCCTGTAGCCTTTGCAAATGCCGCAACCACGGCAAAAATAATCGCATCTGAATTCTGCCCACGCTGGGGCCTTCCCTGCTACATAGACTCAGACCAAGGGACCCACTTCACCGGTAAAGTAATGAAACAG ACTCTGAAAGATAAACAAAAGGAGGGGGGGCAAGAATCGCAGACATATGAACCTGGACAATGGGTTATGATAAGAGCCCCTCATCCTAGATCTTTCCAACCTCGATGGCAAGGACCACACCAGGTCTTACTAACCTCTGAGACTGCTCTTCGAGTTACAGGCATCCCGGTCTGGATCCACCAATCCCGGACCAAACCATGCCCATCACCCGAAGACCTCAAAAAGCCTGAAGAACTCCCTGCCACGGACGACTGCAGCCTTCACGAATCAGGTGCAAACATTCCAATTTTTTCACATACTCAACCAAATTGA